In the genome of Triticum urartu cultivar G1812 chromosome 5, Tu2.1, whole genome shotgun sequence, one region contains:
- the LOC125511422 gene encoding flavonol synthase/flavanone 3-hydroxylase-like gives MAGVVQSVQVLASSLGALPPEFVRPEHERPPTTTFRGASPLQIPVVDMSLPDAGSRMVEAAREWGIFQAVNHGVPADAVAELQRVGREFFALPQEEKQRYAMDPASGKTEGYGSSVQRSPGDRKIWSDNLFHTISPPAAVNHGFWPEKPRGYREANEAYCGHMRRLTREVLERLSAGLGLEEGAMAEAFGGGDDGLVLMQKVNFYPPCPQPELVLGFAPHTDLCALTVLVADDVPGLQVSKDGRWYDVEHVPGALIVNVGDQIEILSNGRYRAVLHRVTVSKEKTRMSWPVFVHPRLEYVVAPHPRLVAGEIPAKYDYKAKTFEDYMYCKINKLPQ, from the exons ATGGCGGGGGTGGTGCAGAGCGTGCAGGTGCTGGCGTCCTCGCTGGGTGCGCTCCCGCCGGAGTTCGTGCGGCCCGAGCACGAGCGGCCGCCCACCACCACTTTCCGCGGGGCCTCACCGCTGCAGATCCCAGTGGTCGACATGTCCTTGCCGGACGCCGGCAGCCGCATGGTGGAGGCGGCGAGGGAATGGGGGATCTTCCAGGCGGTGAACCACGGCGTGCCGGCGGATGCCGTGGCggagctgcagcgcgtggggcgGGAGTTCTTCGCGCTCCCTCAGGAGGAGAAGCAGCGGTACGCCATGGACCCGGCCTCGGGGAAGACCGAGGGCTACGGCTCCAGCGTCCAGAGGAGCCCCGGCGACAGGAAGATATGGTCCGACAACTTGTTCCACACCATCTCGCCGCCGGCCGCGGTGAACCACGGCTTCTGGCCGGAGAAACCTAGGGGGTACCGGGAGGCCAACGAGGCGTACTGTGGCCACATGAGGCGGCTGACGCGGGAGGTACTGGAGCGCCTCTCGGCGGGGCTGGGCCTGGAGGAGGGCGCCATGGCGGAGGCgttcggcggcggcgacgacggccTGGTGCTCATGCAGAAGGTCAACTTCTACCCGCCGTGCCCGCAGCCGGAGCTCGTGCTCGGCTTCGCGCCGCACACCGACCTGTGCGCGCTTACGGTCCTCGTAGCCGACGACGTGCCGGGCCTCCAGGTGTCCAAGGACGGGCGCTGGTACGACGTCGAGCACGTGCCAGGCGCCCTCATCGTCAACGTCGGCGACCAGATCGAG ATCTTGAGCAATGGGAGGTACAGGGCGGTGCTGCACCGGGTGACGGTGAGCAAGGAGAAGACGCGGATGTCGTGGCCTGTGTTCGTGCATCCGCGGCTAGAGTACGTCGTCGCGCCGCACCcgcgcctcgtcgccggcgagatcCCTGCCAAGTACGACTACAAGGCCAAGACGTTCGAGGACTACATGTACTGCAAGATCAACAAGCTACCACAGTAA